One Kitasatospora sp. NBC_01266 genomic window carries:
- a CDS encoding GTP-binding protein, translating to MDSNGSEAGPVSTRAPLRSTADNAWKIVVVGGFGVGKTTLVSSVSEIRPLATEEVMTRAGIGIDDPSAVRDKRATTVAFDFGRITLSAESVLYLFGAPGQERFWFLWDRLFSGALGAVVLVDDRRLADSWYAIDRLEQHGMPFVVARNTFEPPKHSLEQVREALDLSPQVPLLDCDARERESSKRVLIELVHHLCARAEAEVPEAAGQVAQGPAAAAAAAGAAADGLEGARAVPELRERQEEESHS from the coding sequence ATGGACTCCAACGGCTCTGAGGCCGGGCCGGTCTCGACCCGGGCCCCGTTGCGGAGCACCGCCGACAACGCGTGGAAGATCGTCGTGGTCGGCGGTTTCGGCGTGGGCAAGACCACCCTGGTCTCGTCGGTCAGCGAGATCCGGCCGCTCGCCACCGAAGAGGTGATGACCCGGGCCGGGATCGGGATTGACGATCCGTCGGCGGTCCGCGACAAGCGGGCGACCACGGTGGCCTTCGACTTCGGCCGGATCACCCTGTCCGCCGAGAGCGTGCTCTACCTCTTCGGCGCGCCCGGGCAGGAGCGGTTCTGGTTCCTCTGGGACCGGCTGTTCAGCGGTGCGCTCGGCGCGGTGGTGCTGGTGGACGACCGCCGGTTGGCGGACTCCTGGTACGCGATCGACCGGCTGGAGCAGCACGGGATGCCGTTCGTGGTGGCCCGCAACACCTTCGAGCCGCCGAAGCACTCGCTGGAACAGGTTCGCGAGGCGCTCGACCTGTCGCCGCAGGTGCCGCTGCTGGACTGCGACGCGCGCGAGCGCGAGTCCAGCAAGCGGGTGCTGATCGAGCTCGTCCACCACCTCTGCGCCCGCGCCGAAGCCGAAGTCCCGGAAGCCGCAGGTCAGGTAGCCCAGGGTCCCGCAGCCGCAGCCGCAGCCGCAGGTGCCGCGGCCGACGGCCTCGAGGGCGCCCGCGCCGTACCCGAACTCCGTGAGCGTCAGGAAGAGGAGAGCCACTCGTGA
- a CDS encoding cytochrome P450 family protein has product MTSVPTFSGPMPSAPMTGAVALDPFARDSAAEGAVLRAAGPVVAVELPGGVRAWAVTQHAAARALLTDQRLVKNARHWAAYQRGEIPSDWPLIGVAVSGPSMVTADGEEHRRLRALVAQAFTPRRVELMRPQVELLTARLLDELAAGEPEVDLKAAFAFPLPMTVIGTLLGVDPADHGYLRELYERFFRSVPDPAGIQSIIAALNAFVDDLVRQRRAVPGDDLTSALLAADLEGSELSDAEAAATLRVMIAAGHETTVNLITNAVRALLTHPDQLALVRSGEVGWSAVVEESLRWTPPTSNFLFRYATEDIEVGGVLVPLGDPVLISYNAIGRDPAQHGVTAELFDVTRDPNRHLSFGHGPHVCPGSPLARLEAQVALPALFERFPALSLAVPDDELRPAASIVLNSLQGLPVRLH; this is encoded by the coding sequence ATGACCAGCGTGCCGACGTTCAGTGGGCCGATGCCCAGTGCGCCGATGACCGGCGCGGTGGCCCTCGACCCGTTCGCGCGCGACAGCGCGGCGGAAGGGGCGGTGCTGCGCGCGGCCGGGCCGGTGGTGGCGGTGGAGCTGCCGGGTGGGGTGCGGGCCTGGGCCGTCACCCAGCATGCCGCCGCGCGCGCCCTGCTGACGGATCAGCGGCTGGTCAAGAACGCCCGGCACTGGGCGGCCTACCAGCGCGGCGAGATCCCCAGCGACTGGCCGCTGATCGGTGTGGCGGTGTCGGGCCCGAGCATGGTGACCGCGGACGGGGAGGAGCACCGGCGCCTGCGCGCGCTGGTCGCGCAGGCGTTCACGCCCCGCCGGGTCGAGTTGATGCGGCCCCAGGTGGAACTGCTGACCGCGCGGCTGCTGGACGAGCTGGCCGCGGGCGAGCCGGAGGTCGACCTGAAGGCGGCCTTCGCGTTCCCGCTGCCGATGACGGTGATCGGCACCCTGCTGGGGGTCGACCCGGCGGATCATGGCTACCTGCGGGAGCTCTACGAGCGGTTCTTCCGCAGCGTGCCGGACCCGGCGGGGATCCAGTCGATCATCGCGGCGCTGAACGCCTTCGTCGACGATCTGGTGCGGCAGCGCCGCGCCGTGCCGGGCGACGATCTGACCAGCGCGCTGCTGGCCGCCGATCTCGAGGGCAGCGAGCTGTCGGACGCGGAGGCGGCGGCGACCCTGCGGGTGATGATCGCCGCCGGTCACGAGACCACGGTCAACCTGATCACCAACGCGGTGCGGGCCCTGCTGACGCATCCGGACCAGCTGGCCCTGGTGCGTTCGGGCGAGGTGGGATGGTCCGCGGTGGTCGAGGAGTCGCTCCGCTGGACGCCGCCGACCAGCAACTTCCTCTTCCGGTACGCGACCGAGGACATCGAGGTGGGCGGGGTACTGGTACCGCTCGGCGATCCGGTGCTGATCTCGTACAACGCGATCGGCCGGGATCCGGCGCAACACGGGGTGACCGCCGAGCTGTTCGACGTCACCCGGGACCCGAACCGGCACCTGTCCTTCGGTCACGGTCCGCACGTCTGCCCCGGCTCGCCGCTGGCCCGGCTGGAGGCGCAGGTGGCGTTGCCCGCGCTCTTCGAGCGCTTCCCGGCGCTGTCCCTGGCGGTCCCGGACGACGAACTGCGCCCGGCTGCCTCGATCGTGCTCAACAGCCTGCAGGGGTTGCCGGTGCGACTCCACTGA
- a CDS encoding DUF742 domain-containing protein has protein sequence MTPPLRPDPSDGPDRLYTVTGGRSAAGTHAFDVVTLIVTEQEPVPGMQSEHARILRLCKRPTAVVEVAAELGLPISVVKILLGDLLEAGRITARHPRFAPAQARLPDLDTLKQVLHGLQRL, from the coding sequence GTGACGCCGCCGCTGCGGCCGGACCCGTCGGACGGTCCGGACCGGCTGTACACGGTGACCGGCGGGCGCAGCGCGGCCGGTACGCACGCCTTCGACGTGGTGACCCTGATCGTCACCGAGCAGGAGCCGGTGCCGGGCATGCAGTCCGAGCACGCGCGGATCCTGCGGCTGTGCAAGCGGCCGACCGCCGTGGTGGAGGTGGCGGCCGAACTGGGGCTGCCGATCAGCGTGGTGAAGATCCTGCTGGGCGATCTGCTGGAGGCCGGACGGATCACCGCGCGGCACCCGCGCTTCGCTCCCGCCCAGGCCCGGTTGCCCGATCTCGACACGCTGAAGCAGGTGCTGCATGGACTCCAACGGCTCTGA
- a CDS encoding carbohydrate ABC transporter permease: MSSQASDQPALSTARPLPAVKAVRKSFSSPLGSLFVIVVTILWTIPTFGLLATSLRPQQQVADSGWWNVFAHPDLVLSNYHTVLFDGGFGVQGGLLPYLVNSLAITVPATVFPLVLAAMAAYALAWVRFRGSDTLFFLIFALQVVPLQMALIPLLQLFSGGAHLGRLTIIPKLDLSGTYAPVWLAHTMFALPLATFLLHNFISQLPRDLMEAAVVDGASHFKIFRSIVLPLCAPALASFAIFQFLWVWNDLLVALTFAGGTPEVAPMTVRLAQLTGSFGGHWEVLTAGAFLSIIIPLVVFFGLQRYFVRGLLAGSVKG, translated from the coding sequence ATGAGCAGTCAGGCGTCCGACCAGCCGGCCCTGTCCACCGCCCGGCCGCTGCCCGCGGTCAAGGCCGTCCGCAAGTCGTTCAGCAGTCCGCTCGGCTCGCTCTTCGTCATCGTGGTCACGATCCTCTGGACGATCCCGACCTTCGGGCTGCTCGCGACCTCGCTGCGGCCGCAGCAGCAGGTGGCCGACAGCGGCTGGTGGAACGTCTTCGCCCACCCGGACCTGGTCCTCTCCAACTACCACACCGTCCTGTTCGACGGCGGATTCGGCGTCCAGGGCGGGCTGCTGCCGTACCTGGTCAACTCGCTGGCGATCACCGTCCCGGCCACCGTCTTCCCGCTGGTGCTGGCCGCGATGGCCGCCTACGCGCTGGCCTGGGTGCGGTTCCGGGGGAGCGACACGCTCTTCTTCCTGATCTTCGCGCTGCAGGTGGTGCCGCTGCAGATGGCCCTGATCCCGCTGCTCCAACTCTTCTCGGGCGGCGCCCATCTGGGCAGGCTGACCATCATCCCGAAGCTCGACCTGAGCGGGACCTACGCGCCGGTCTGGCTGGCGCACACCATGTTCGCGCTGCCGCTGGCCACCTTCCTGCTGCACAACTTCATCTCGCAGCTGCCCCGCGACCTGATGGAGGCGGCGGTGGTCGACGGAGCCTCGCACTTCAAGATCTTCCGGTCCATCGTGCTACCGCTCTGCGCGCCCGCGCTGGCTTCCTTCGCGATCTTCCAGTTCCTCTGGGTCTGGAACGACCTGCTGGTGGCCCTGACCTTCGCCGGCGGAACGCCCGAGGTGGCCCCGATGACCGTCCGGCTGGCCCAGCTCACCGGTTCCTTCGGCGGCCACTGGGAGGTGCTGACGGCGGGGGCGTTCCTGTCGATCATCATCCCGCTGGTGGTCTTCTTCGGACTGCAGCGGTACTTCGTGCGCGGGCTGCTGGCGGGATCGGTCAAGGGCTGA
- a CDS encoding ribonuclease HII, with amino-acid sequence MPYQPPTHSVERSLRRTGATLVVGLDEVGRGAWAGPVTVGAAVTGLRRPPEGLTDSKLLTPRRREELAPLLADWVTAYALGQASSVECDELGMTAALRLAALRALEALPVRPDAVILDGKHDYLGGPWRVRTVIKGDQSCVCVAAASVLAKVHRDGQMAELAPEFPAFGFEANAGYPSPVHRAALEEFGPTEHHRLSWAFMDALPRWSHLKRSRITDDGEQLTLGF; translated from the coding sequence ATGCCCTACCAGCCACCCACCCACAGCGTGGAGCGCTCGCTGCGTCGCACCGGCGCGACGCTCGTCGTCGGTCTGGACGAGGTGGGGCGCGGTGCCTGGGCCGGTCCGGTGACGGTCGGCGCGGCCGTGACCGGACTGCGCCGCCCGCCCGAGGGGCTGACCGACTCCAAGCTGCTGACCCCGCGCCGCCGGGAGGAGTTGGCGCCGTTGCTGGCGGACTGGGTCACGGCCTACGCGCTGGGCCAGGCTTCCTCCGTCGAGTGTGACGAACTGGGCATGACCGCGGCGCTGCGGCTGGCCGCACTGCGGGCGCTGGAGGCGCTCCCGGTCCGCCCCGACGCGGTGATCCTGGACGGCAAGCACGACTACCTCGGCGGCCCGTGGCGGGTGCGGACCGTGATCAAGGGTGACCAGAGCTGTGTCTGCGTCGCGGCCGCCTCCGTCCTCGCCAAGGTGCACCGGGACGGGCAGATGGCCGAGCTGGCGCCGGAGTTCCCGGCCTTCGGCTTCGAGGCCAACGCCGGATATCCCTCACCGGTGCACCGGGCGGCGCTGGAGGAGTTCGGTCCCACCGAACACCACCGGCTCTCCTGGGCGTTCATGGACGCGCTGCCGCGCTGGAGCCACCTCAAGCGCTCGCGAATCACGGACGACGGCGAACAGCTCACTCTTGGCTTCTGA
- a CDS encoding roadblock/LC7 domain-containing protein, which produces MSSTTDRDLDWLLENLLATTPDSRHALVLSADGLKLCHSSGLSADQADQLAAIASGIQSLAHGASIEFGDGSGGVRQSMTEFHGGILCIVEAGHGAHLAVVTDQSADVGLVGHNMHGLVEQIGDFLSAPPRGNDTTVGA; this is translated from the coding sequence ATGAGCAGCACCACCGACCGCGATCTCGACTGGCTGCTGGAGAACCTGCTGGCCACCACGCCGGACTCCCGGCACGCCCTGGTGCTGTCGGCGGACGGCCTGAAGCTGTGCCACAGCTCCGGCCTGAGCGCCGATCAGGCCGACCAACTGGCCGCCATCGCCTCCGGTATCCAGAGCCTGGCGCACGGCGCCTCGATCGAGTTCGGCGACGGCAGCGGTGGCGTGCGGCAGTCGATGACCGAGTTCCACGGCGGCATCCTGTGCATCGTGGAGGCCGGTCACGGGGCGCACCTCGCGGTGGTCACCGATCAGAGCGCGGATGTCGGCCTGGTCGGCCACAACATGCACGGCCTGGTCGAGCAGATCGGCGACTTCCTGAGCGCGCCGCCGCGCGGGAACGACACCACCGTGGGCGCGTGA
- a CDS encoding carbohydrate ABC transporter permease: protein MPVTSPLFADSAWNDAAIKLGNSFGAIAGFLGILLVVFFVAGRATGRLGRPLAIAVFLGPAVLLLLVGLVAPLVRTVYLSFRNDDSSRFLGFKNYGWALTTDSIHQVLLNTALWLVVAPVVATGLGLVLALLVDRMRWQSLYKSLIFMPMAISLVGASIIWKFVYDTRDSAQAQIGLLSQVAIWLGWRNPPNWILSHPLNNFLLMVVMVWVQTGFAMVVLSAAIKAIPDEVTEAARLDGASGLRLFWYVTVPMIRTTLVVVLTTVMIVTLKAFDIVRTMTGGNFGTQVLANEMYSQSFVQFNVGRGSALAVILFIAVLPLVGYNIVQLRKERATR, encoded by the coding sequence ATGCCTGTGACCAGTCCTCTCTTCGCCGATTCGGCCTGGAACGACGCCGCGATCAAGCTGGGCAACAGCTTCGGCGCGATCGCCGGCTTCCTGGGCATCCTGCTGGTGGTCTTCTTCGTGGCGGGCCGGGCGACCGGCCGCCTCGGCCGCCCGCTCGCCATCGCGGTCTTCCTCGGCCCGGCGGTGCTGCTGCTCCTGGTGGGCCTGGTGGCACCGCTGGTCCGGACGGTCTACCTCAGCTTCCGCAACGACGACAGCAGCAGGTTCCTCGGATTCAAGAACTACGGCTGGGCCCTCACCACCGACTCGATCCACCAGGTGCTGCTCAACACCGCGCTCTGGCTGGTGGTCGCCCCCGTGGTGGCCACCGGCCTCGGACTGGTGCTGGCACTGCTGGTGGACCGGATGCGCTGGCAGTCGCTCTACAAGTCGCTGATCTTCATGCCGATGGCGATCTCGCTGGTCGGCGCCAGCATCATCTGGAAGTTCGTCTACGACACCCGGGACTCCGCCCAGGCGCAGATCGGCCTGCTCAGCCAAGTGGCGATCTGGCTGGGCTGGCGGAACCCGCCGAACTGGATCCTGTCCCACCCGCTGAACAACTTCCTGCTGATGGTGGTCATGGTCTGGGTGCAGACCGGATTCGCCATGGTGGTCCTCTCGGCGGCGATCAAGGCGATCCCCGACGAGGTGACCGAGGCCGCCCGGCTCGACGGCGCGAGCGGGCTGCGGCTCTTCTGGTACGTCACGGTGCCGATGATCCGCACCACGCTGGTCGTGGTGCTGACCACCGTCATGATCGTCACGCTGAAGGCCTTCGACATCGTCCGCACCATGACCGGGGGCAACTTCGGCACCCAGGTCCTGGCCAACGAGATGTACTCGCAGTCCTTCGTGCAGTTCAACGTCGGCCGGGGCAGCGCGCTCGCGGTGATCCTCTTCATCGCGGTGCTCCCGCTGGTCGGCTACAACATCGTCCAACTGCGCAAGGAGCGGGCCACCCGATGA
- a CDS encoding sensor histidine kinase, producing MTARSRLSGRPAALLAALVAVGVAGAAVAVAVVTAPERDRSVLLAWGTPAAALWCAAALVALAQWRRARQLAAELATSRSKGEAALAAVLRAEAATGTAQAQAQDSRARANAAHTEAEAARVEMLAARSEAVEARSEAAAARAAADDERAELVLLAERTIPEVVRLLRAGASVETVLVAHRQTAHEGLLTLLAKEVAYGERQRAAALAVCATAAGRVQALATGMHAELREMQHRHGEEVLGDLLRLDHSTAQAGRLADSIAVLTGARSGRRWSRPIPMESVLRGALGRISAYQRVRPHSASGAAVVGYAAEGVMHALAELMDNAANFSAPPAEVHVYVEELHTGLAITVEDGGLGLSEVWLRRAEQAVSGEPLDLTTLSAGTRLGFAVIGALVRKHGLAISFRPSSRGGTGVVMLIPEQLIVHQEQLAADSDAGSNPASASATRGPAAAPTRPALARPAAAAVAALMAAAAPTPEPVATSASTAASASAAPSTVSEDGLPRRRRGQTLTAAGTPARTAPPRSAPPATAARFGAFRQGVLGGEGAQGTPVPPAPASPTDFPDSPDTPDLPKDNV from the coding sequence ATGACCGCTCGCTCCCGCCTGTCCGGCAGACCGGCTGCGCTGCTCGCCGCCCTGGTGGCGGTGGGGGTGGCGGGCGCCGCCGTGGCCGTGGCCGTGGTGACCGCGCCCGAGCGGGACCGGTCCGTGCTGCTGGCCTGGGGGACGCCGGCGGCGGCCCTGTGGTGTGCGGCGGCACTGGTCGCACTGGCGCAGTGGCGGCGGGCCCGGCAGCTGGCGGCCGAACTGGCCACCAGCCGGAGCAAGGGCGAGGCCGCGCTGGCCGCGGTGCTGCGCGCGGAGGCGGCGACCGGGACGGCCCAGGCCCAGGCCCAGGACTCCCGGGCTCGGGCCAACGCGGCCCACACCGAGGCCGAGGCGGCCCGGGTCGAGATGCTCGCCGCCCGCTCGGAGGCCGTCGAGGCACGGTCCGAGGCGGCCGCCGCCCGGGCCGCGGCCGACGACGAGCGGGCGGAGCTCGTGCTGCTGGCCGAGCGGACGATCCCGGAGGTGGTCCGGCTGCTACGGGCCGGCGCCTCGGTGGAGACCGTCCTGGTGGCACACCGGCAGACCGCGCACGAGGGCCTGCTCACGCTGCTCGCCAAGGAGGTCGCGTACGGCGAGCGGCAGCGGGCGGCGGCCCTCGCGGTCTGCGCGACGGCGGCCGGGCGGGTGCAGGCGCTGGCCACCGGGATGCACGCGGAACTGCGCGAGATGCAGCACCGGCACGGCGAGGAGGTGCTCGGCGACCTGCTCCGGCTGGACCACAGCACCGCCCAGGCCGGCCGCCTGGCCGACAGCATCGCCGTGCTGACCGGAGCCCGCAGCGGTCGGCGGTGGAGTCGGCCGATCCCGATGGAGAGCGTGCTGCGCGGGGCGCTCGGGCGGATCAGCGCCTACCAGCGGGTGCGGCCGCACTCGGCGAGCGGTGCGGCGGTCGTGGGCTACGCGGCCGAGGGCGTGATGCACGCGCTGGCCGAACTGATGGACAACGCCGCCAACTTCTCGGCGCCGCCGGCCGAGGTGCACGTCTACGTCGAGGAGTTGCACACCGGCCTGGCGATCACCGTGGAGGACGGCGGGCTCGGGCTCTCCGAGGTCTGGCTGCGCCGGGCCGAGCAGGCCGTCTCCGGCGAGCCGCTGGACCTCACCACGCTCTCGGCCGGTACCCGGCTGGGCTTCGCGGTGATCGGCGCGCTGGTCCGCAAGCACGGCCTGGCGATCTCGTTCCGGCCGTCCTCGCGCGGCGGGACGGGGGTGGTGATGCTGATCCCCGAGCAGTTGATCGTCCATCAGGAGCAGCTGGCAGCCGACTCGGACGCCGGTTCGAACCCGGCTTCCGCCAGTGCCACCCGTGGACCCGCCGCGGCGCCGACCCGACCCGCGCTCGCCCGGCCTGCCGCCGCGGCCGTGGCCGCGCTGATGGCGGCGGCCGCGCCGACGCCGGAGCCGGTCGCGACTTCGGCCTCGACCGCGGCTTCGGCCTCGGCTGCGCCCTCGACCGTGAGCGAGGACGGCCTGCCCAGACGGCGGCGCGGCCAGACGCTGACGGCAGCCGGCACCCCGGCCAGGACGGCGCCGCCCCGGTCCGCCCCGCCGGCCACGGCCGCGCGGTTCGGCGCCTTCCGCCAGGGCGTGCTGGGCGGCGAGGGCGCCCAGGGCACCCCCGTCCCGCCTGCTCCTGCTTCGCCCACCGACTTCCCGGACAGCCCGGACACCCCGGATCTCCCGAAGGACAACGTCTGA
- a CDS encoding ABC transporter substrate-binding protein, with protein sequence MAPALLGLCFTAACSNSSGGGSSSAGSAPPLTGDCAKYQPYAGHSGTTVTMFASILSPESDSLEKSWAEFSSCTGIKISYEGSNDFESQLPVRVSGGNAPDLAVIPQPGLLDQMVKTGKVVKPPAQTVTNENQWDPIWKTYGSVDGTFYAAPMSANMKSLVWYSPKAFQAAGYTVPKTWADLMALSDRIAKAGTNGSKPWCGGIASGTATGWPATDWLEEVVLGGQGAKVYDDWVSHKVKFSDPPIIQSMQTVAGWMQNPAWVNGGIGDVKSIATTTFQDAGAPILTGKCWMLQQASFYEAQWPKGTKVGPDGDVYAFALPPVNPALPAPVEGGGEFVAAFSNRPEVQAVQNYLSTADWAASRVKVAPGWVSANHGVDQSLYTDPIDQLSAKALTDSTAAFRFDASDMMPAAVGSGEEWTAFTAWFAEGEPIPKVAADVDSAWPQ encoded by the coding sequence GTGGCCCCCGCACTGCTGGGCCTCTGCTTCACCGCCGCCTGCTCCAACAGCTCCGGCGGCGGCTCCAGCAGCGCCGGCTCGGCGCCGCCGCTGACCGGCGACTGCGCCAAGTACCAGCCGTACGCTGGGCATTCCGGGACCACGGTGACCATGTTCGCCTCGATCCTGAGCCCGGAGTCGGACTCGCTGGAGAAGTCCTGGGCCGAGTTCAGTTCTTGTACCGGGATCAAGATCTCCTACGAGGGCTCCAACGACTTCGAGTCCCAACTCCCGGTCCGGGTCTCCGGCGGCAACGCCCCGGACCTGGCGGTGATCCCGCAGCCCGGTCTGCTCGACCAGATGGTGAAGACCGGCAAGGTGGTCAAGCCGCCGGCCCAGACGGTGACGAACGAGAACCAGTGGGACCCGATCTGGAAGACCTACGGCTCGGTCGACGGGACCTTCTACGCGGCGCCGATGAGCGCCAACATGAAGTCGCTGGTCTGGTACTCGCCCAAGGCCTTCCAGGCGGCGGGCTACACCGTCCCCAAGACCTGGGCCGACCTGATGGCGCTCAGCGACAGGATCGCCAAGGCCGGCACCAACGGCAGCAAGCCCTGGTGCGGCGGCATCGCCTCCGGGACGGCGACCGGCTGGCCGGCCACCGACTGGCTGGAGGAGGTCGTCCTCGGCGGCCAGGGCGCGAAGGTCTACGACGACTGGGTCAGCCACAAGGTCAAGTTCAGTGATCCGCCGATCATCCAGTCGATGCAGACGGTCGCGGGCTGGATGCAGAACCCGGCCTGGGTCAACGGCGGGATCGGCGACGTGAAGTCGATCGCCACCACCACCTTCCAGGACGCGGGTGCGCCGATCCTCACCGGCAAGTGCTGGATGCTCCAGCAGGCCTCGTTCTACGAGGCGCAGTGGCCCAAGGGCACCAAGGTCGGCCCGGACGGCGACGTCTACGCCTTCGCGCTGCCGCCGGTGAACCCGGCGCTCCCGGCCCCGGTCGAGGGCGGTGGCGAGTTCGTGGCCGCCTTCTCCAACCGGCCCGAGGTGCAGGCGGTGCAGAACTACCTCTCCACGGCGGACTGGGCAGCCAGCCGGGTCAAGGTCGCGCCTGGCTGGGTCTCGGCCAACCACGGCGTGGACCAGAGCCTCTACACCGACCCGATCGACCAGCTCTCCGCCAAGGCGCTGACCGACAGCACCGCCGCCTTCCGGTTCGACGCCTCGGACATGATGCCCGCGGCGGTCGGCTCGGGCGAGGAGTGGACGGCGTTCACCGCCTGGTTCGCGGAGGGCGAGCCGATCCCGAAGGTGGCCGCGGACGTCGACAGCGCCTGGCCGCAGTAG
- a CDS encoding cytochrome P450 encodes MTEPVPTPPPGCPAHRAAAQLYGPRFQTDPAQVYRELRAAHGPVAPVELAGGVPAWLVIGYRELQTVTSQPKLFGRDSSRWNAWPAIPEDWPLRPMMTPVASILYTEGAEHQRRSQAVTDALGAVDPYELKKYCERIADRLIDGFAGRGEADLVADYAHRMPLLVICWLLGLDEAQVPVLIANLLAMMDGGPDAQQASQRIVTTMLELVEAKRAAPGADVTSRLLVHPATLSDDEVVRDLRVLLAAGHQPTAYWIANALRLMLTDDRFAASLVGGRRSVGQALGEALWEDTPTQIFAGRWAVRDTQLGGQRIAAGDLVLLGLAGANADPAVRMAGGEAAEGNRAHLSFSHGEHRCPFPAQEAAEVIAGTAVEVLLDRLPDLRLAVAEHALVWRPSAWVRALVALPVGFTPSMTTGGAFG; translated from the coding sequence GTGACCGAGCCGGTGCCCACCCCGCCGCCCGGCTGCCCCGCGCACCGCGCGGCCGCGCAGCTGTACGGTCCGCGGTTCCAGACCGACCCGGCGCAGGTCTACCGCGAGCTGCGGGCCGCGCACGGCCCGGTCGCCCCGGTCGAGCTGGCCGGCGGTGTGCCGGCCTGGCTGGTGATCGGCTACCGCGAGCTGCAGACGGTTACCAGCCAGCCCAAGCTCTTCGGCCGCGACTCCAGCCGCTGGAACGCCTGGCCGGCCATCCCCGAGGACTGGCCGCTGCGGCCGATGATGACCCCGGTGGCCTCGATCCTGTACACCGAGGGCGCCGAGCACCAGCGCCGTTCCCAGGCGGTCACCGACGCGCTGGGCGCGGTGGACCCGTACGAGCTGAAGAAGTACTGCGAGCGGATCGCCGACCGGCTGATCGACGGCTTCGCCGGCCGCGGCGAGGCGGACCTGGTCGCCGACTACGCGCACCGGATGCCGCTGCTGGTGATCTGCTGGCTGCTGGGGCTGGACGAGGCCCAGGTGCCGGTGCTGATCGCGAACCTGCTCGCCATGATGGACGGCGGACCGGACGCGCAGCAGGCCTCGCAGCGGATCGTGACGACGATGCTGGAGCTGGTCGAGGCCAAGCGCGCCGCGCCGGGCGCGGACGTCACCTCGCGGCTGCTGGTCCACCCGGCCACCCTGAGCGACGACGAGGTGGTGCGTGACCTGCGGGTGCTGCTGGCGGCGGGCCACCAGCCGACCGCGTACTGGATCGCCAACGCGCTGCGGCTGATGCTCACCGACGACCGCTTCGCCGCCTCGCTGGTGGGTGGCCGCCGCAGCGTCGGGCAGGCGCTCGGCGAGGCGCTCTGGGAGGACACGCCCACCCAGATCTTCGCGGGCCGCTGGGCGGTTCGGGACACCCAGCTGGGCGGGCAGCGGATCGCGGCCGGTGACCTGGTGCTGCTCGGGCTCGCGGGGGCCAACGCGGACCCGGCCGTGCGGATGGCCGGCGGTGAGGCGGCGGAGGGCAACCGGGCGCACCTGAGCTTCTCGCACGGCGAGCACCGCTGCCCGTTCCCGGCGCAGGAGGCGGCCGAGGTGATCGCCGGCACAGCGGTCGAGGTGCTGCTCGACCGGTTGCCGGACCTGCGGCTGGCGGTGGCCGAGCACGCGTTGGTCTGGCGCCCCTCGGCCTGGGTCCGCGCGCTGGTCGCGCTGCCGGTCGGATTCACCCCCTCGATGACGACCGGAGGAGCCTTCGGATGA